In Brassica rapa cultivar Chiifu-401-42 chromosome A06, CAAS_Brap_v3.01, whole genome shotgun sequence, a single window of DNA contains:
- the LOC103873927 gene encoding annexin D2, translated as MASLKVPSNVPLPEDDAEQLHKAFSGWGTNEKLIISILAHRNSAQRSLIRSVYAATYNEDLLKALDKELSSDFERAVMLWTLDPAERDAYLAKESTKMFTKNNWVLVEIACTRSAVELFKVKQAYQARYKKSLEEDVAQHTSGDLRKLLLPLVSTFRYEGDDVNMMLARSEAKLLHEKVSEKAFNDDDFIRILTTRSKAQLGATLNHYNNEHGNSINKNLKEGSDDDYLKLLRAAITCLTYPEKHFEKVLRLAINKMGTDEWGLTRVVTTRTEVDMERIKEEYQRRNSVPLDRAVAKDTSGDYEDMLVALLGHGDV; from the exons GGCGTCTCTAAAAGTCCCGAGCAATGTCCCTCTCCCCGAAGACGACGCCGAGCAACTCCACAAGGCTTTCTCAG gatggggtACGAACGAGAAGCTGATCATATCAATCCTAGCTCACAGAAACTCTGCACAACGCAGCTTGATCCGCAGCGTTTACGCCGCTACTTACAATGAGGATCTCCTCAAGGCTTTAGACAAAGAGCTCTCTAGCGACTTTGAG AGAGCTGTGATGTTGTGGACGCTTGATCCAGCGGAGAGAGATGCTTATCTGGCCAAAGAATCCACCAAAATGTTCACCAAGAACAACTGGGTTCTCGTCGAGATCGCTTGCACAAGGTCTGCTGTTGAGCTTTTTAAGGTCAAGCAAGCTTACCAAGCTCGCTACAAGAAATCGCTCGAGGAAGATGTTGCTCAACACACTTCCGGTGACCTCCGCAAGCTATTGCTTCCTCTGGTTAGCACTTTCAGGTACGAAGGAGACGATGTGAACATGATGCTCGCAAGATCTGAAGCCAAGTTGCTTCACGAGAAGGTCTCAGAGAAAGCTTTCAACGATGATGACTTCATCAGAATCTTGACCACAAGAAGCAAAGCACAGCTCGGTGCTACTCTCAACCACTACAACAATGAGCATGGAAACTCCATCAACAAG AACTTGAAGGAAGGTTCAGATGATGATTACCTGAAACTACTTAGAGCTGCAATCACGTGTTTGACATACCCTGAGAAGCATTTTGAGAAGGTTCTGCGTCTCGCAATCAACAAAATGGGAACTGACGAGTGGGGACTAACCAGAGTCGTGACTACACGAACTGAAGTTGACATGGAACGCATCAAAGAGGAGTATCAGCGTAGGAACAGCGTTCCTTTGGACCGTGCCGTTGCTAAAGACACTTCTGGTGATTATGAGGACATGCTTGTTGCTCTTCTTGGACATGGGGATGTCTGA
- the LOC103873926 gene encoding uncharacterized protein LOC103873926, with protein MGVMGKKLSSLKCEVRVIEARNVEIKSQASTLFVRFYLSAGHNRKIEVNTRELCQKSENLVWDQSFGLECQGNEAAVEELKQQRVIFELRRRKTASFLRKSSRSEVVGRGEVSWESVFESRGMEMERFIVMSESKTPLFGDGSPVLLKIGLKVQAIEMKKMLINKKEKLCACCSSSRDCKSCSCLDYEAFALACALDCI; from the coding sequence atgggtGTTATGGGGAAGAAACTTAGTTCACTAAAATGCGAAGTGAGAGTAATAGAAGCAAGAAACGTGGAGATCAAGTCACAAGCTAGTACTCTGTTCGTTAGATTCTATCTCTCTGCAGGACACAACAGAAAGATAGAAGTAAACACAAGAGAGCTCTGTCAGAAATCAGAAAATCTCGTATGGGATCAATCTTTTGGTCTGGAGTGTCAAGGCAACGAAGCAGCAGTCGAGGAGTTAAAGCAACAAAGAGTCATTTTCGAGTTAAGGAGGAGGAAAACAGCTTCTTTTTTAAGGAAGTCATCGAGATCAGAGGTTGTAGGGAGAGGAGAGGTCTCATGGGAATCGGTTTTCGAGTCACGGGGCATGGAGATGGAGAGATTTATAGTGATGAGTGAATCAAAAACCCCGCTGTTTGGAGATGGGAGCCCTGTCTTGTTGAAGATAGGTTTAAAAGTCCAAGCTatagagatgaagaagatgttGATCAACAAGAAAGAGAAGCTTTGTGCATGTTGTAGTAGTAGTAGAGACTGTAAAAGCTGTAGTTGCTTAGATTACGAAGCTTTTGCTTTAGCTTGTGCTCTAGATTGTATTTAA